The following proteins are encoded in a genomic region of Bernardetia sp. MNP-M8:
- a CDS encoding response regulator translates to MINVEILSPTTTITPSSSFSVPSQIQAQTLFSFLKSANSCISFNALYDSIFEHLNKVFEIDFSIVIVSYQIIYSKKYSKNTPFLSEEEINMLEKESKLQKLVFTKNENNHYFLYIPIQKSNQLLNIFVCLSQDSYQNIDNQTISFLDCFYQMILSALVRLDKQENDIKFKTIFESFQDIYFQATPNGIITSISPSVKAILEYDPKELVNKAIHSFLISKEKLENLLFILKERKKIKNYEIHVLSKLGHSKTLLCNFQVLEDKTNKNILAIEGIAREINESKKVSQEVQKTKQNIERILESKKQFLADMGHEIRTPMNGIIGMIDLLRTTQLNEEQNNYLDTIEASSNDLLTILNNVLDLSKMEANKMLLKPEVFELKSVLEQFLLLFTKEIRQKSLQLSVKITDKTPKKIIADKSRLLQIFGSLISNAIKYNVQNGKISISLDTLKEEDGKLLLRGEVKDTGIGISEENQEFLFDSFSKLQHHYQKIVSGTGLGLTIAKHLAEIMGGTMQVWSKEKEGSTFYFSFEALRSTENNREDELISENNSEIQSELASQKTTTQIQLDWENSFINNPLILVVDDNTTNLTVAKKILEKSGCQIITAVNGKEAIHKIKNNQFELVYMDIQMPEMDGVTATRFIKRLKISVPPIIALTAFTVADEKERFISAGMDDYLPKPVKAETLIQKTRQWIDIKFHNLDDENSKENRAKKSQESINKANLASQSSTESLKYLPIVNTQTAQQLQKWGGQELVDESYELFETETTGLLIEAIMAFNKNDRQTLKLHVHTIKGSAATLGIDRMATIATEIDAMLKDDIDADVAEQMQAFEHSFEEYRLNYRIILNL, encoded by the coding sequence ATGATAAATGTTGAAATTTTATCTCCTACTACTACTATTACTCCATCTTCTAGTTTTTCTGTGCCTTCTCAAATACAGGCACAAACTCTATTTTCATTTCTCAAATCAGCAAATAGTTGTATTTCTTTTAATGCACTCTATGATTCTATTTTCGAACATCTAAATAAAGTCTTTGAAATAGATTTTAGTATTGTAATTGTATCTTATCAAATTATTTATTCGAAAAAATATTCAAAAAATACGCCTTTTCTGAGTGAAGAAGAAATAAATATGTTAGAAAAAGAAAGCAAACTACAAAAGCTAGTTTTTACAAAAAATGAAAACAATCATTATTTTCTATATATTCCAATTCAAAAGTCTAATCAATTATTGAATATTTTTGTTTGTCTTTCTCAAGATAGTTATCAAAATATAGATAATCAGACTATTAGTTTTTTAGATTGTTTCTATCAAATGATTTTGTCGGCTTTAGTGCGCTTAGACAAACAAGAAAATGATATAAAATTCAAGACCATTTTTGAATCTTTTCAAGATATTTATTTTCAAGCTACTCCAAATGGAATAATAACAAGCATTAGTCCGTCCGTAAAAGCAATATTAGAATATGATCCAAAAGAACTTGTTAATAAAGCGATTCATTCCTTTCTTATTTCAAAAGAGAAACTTGAAAATCTTCTTTTTATATTGAAAGAACGTAAAAAAATAAAAAATTATGAAATACATGTCTTATCAAAACTAGGTCATTCGAAAACGCTACTCTGTAACTTTCAAGTATTAGAAGACAAGACAAATAAAAATATATTGGCAATAGAAGGCATTGCACGAGAAATTAATGAAAGTAAAAAAGTAAGCCAAGAAGTACAAAAAACCAAACAGAATATAGAGCGAATTTTGGAAAGCAAAAAGCAATTTTTAGCTGATATGGGACATGAAATAAGAACTCCCATGAATGGAATTATTGGAATGATTGATTTGCTTCGTACAACTCAGCTCAATGAAGAACAAAATAATTATTTAGATACAATTGAAGCCTCTTCAAATGATTTATTAACCATTTTGAATAATGTATTAGATTTATCAAAGATGGAAGCCAATAAAATGCTTCTAAAACCAGAAGTATTTGAGTTAAAATCAGTATTAGAACAATTTTTATTACTTTTTACCAAGGAAATTAGGCAAAAATCATTACAGCTTTCTGTCAAAATTACAGATAAAACGCCAAAAAAAATTATCGCTGATAAAAGTCGATTATTGCAAATTTTTGGTTCTTTAATTTCAAATGCTATTAAATATAATGTTCAGAATGGAAAAATTTCTATTTCATTAGATACTCTTAAAGAAGAAGACGGAAAACTACTTTTGAGAGGCGAAGTAAAAGATACAGGAATCGGAATTTCGGAAGAAAATCAAGAGTTTTTATTTGATTCATTTTCTAAACTACAACATCATTATCAAAAAATAGTAAGTGGAACAGGACTAGGACTAACAATAGCCAAACATCTTGCAGAAATAATGGGAGGAACTATGCAAGTTTGGTCAAAGGAAAAAGAAGGAAGTACATTTTATTTCTCTTTTGAAGCTCTAAGAAGTACAGAAAATAACAGAGAAGACGAATTGATAAGTGAAAATAATTCTGAAATTCAAAGTGAGTTAGCAAGTCAAAAAACAACTACTCAAATACAATTAGATTGGGAAAATTCATTTATTAATAATCCTTTGATTTTAGTAGTCGATGACAATACAACAAATCTAACAGTAGCCAAAAAAATACTAGAAAAATCGGGTTGTCAGATAATTACGGCAGTAAATGGCAAGGAAGCAATTCATAAAATAAAAAATAATCAATTTGAACTCGTCTATATGGATATTCAGATGCCTGAAATGGATGGTGTAACAGCTACTCGTTTTATAAAAAGGCTCAAAATTTCTGTTCCTCCTATTATTGCCTTAACAGCTTTTACAGTTGCAGACGAAAAAGAACGTTTTATTAGTGCAGGAATGGATGATTATTTGCCCAAGCCTGTAAAAGCAGAAACACTTATTCAAAAAACAAGACAATGGATAGATATTAAGTTTCATAATTTGGATGATGAAAACTCAAAAGAGAATAGAGCAAAAAAGAGTCAAGAATCTATAAATAAAGCTAATCTAGCGAGTCAATCTTCGACAGAATCTTTAAAATATCTGCCTATTGTAAATACACAAACAGCTCAACAGCTTCAAAAATGGGGCGGACAGGAACTAGTGGACGAATCCTACGAACTTTTCGAAACTGAAACAACAGGGCTTTTGATTGAGGCAATTATGGCATTTAATAAAAATGATAGACAAACCTTAAAACTCCATGTTCATACCATAAAAGGAAGTGCTGCTACTTTGGGAATTGATAGAATGGCAACTATAGCCACTGAAATTGATGCAATGCTAAAAGATGATATTGACGCAGATGTAGCCGAACAAATGCAAGCCTTCGAACATTCTTTTGAAGAATATAGATTGAATTATCGTATTATTTTGAATTTGTGA
- a CDS encoding M48 family metallopeptidase, whose amino-acid sequence MTTQKTILYQISSRAWEHPADRAALNSLKKVPGLDKLLSMLFGATSERSLRLMYLASAVRVSDKQFARVKVLFDEVCKTFDIEKKPEVYVSQSEVLNAFAVGMDSPFIVLNSALVERFDDEELTEVLGHELGHIMSGHMLYRTLFILLQQMSRSVIKLPIPDWIFSGVYYALQEWSRKSELSADRAGLLATQNPDASLRVSMKLAGGDFEQMDVAAFLEQAEEYHKMDNVGDNIFKFFNIIGQSHPFASTRALEIVNWVRSGDYDATLQGNYPRRTDAEKNASVWEDVKEASQGYASDFKEATQSTRNTAQSTQFNEQFRQTAQNVSEKMDETTKKAKDFFDDFFKPKNY is encoded by the coding sequence ATGACCACACAAAAAACAATTTTATATCAGATTTCTTCTCGTGCTTGGGAACATCCAGCCGATCGTGCAGCCCTAAATTCACTCAAAAAAGTACCTGGATTGGATAAACTTCTCAGTATGCTTTTCGGAGCAACTTCTGAGCGTTCGCTTCGTCTTATGTATTTGGCTTCTGCTGTTAGAGTTTCTGATAAGCAGTTTGCAAGAGTAAAAGTACTGTTTGATGAGGTTTGCAAAACGTTTGATATAGAAAAAAAACCAGAGGTTTATGTTTCTCAAAGTGAAGTGCTGAATGCTTTTGCTGTGGGAATGGATAGCCCTTTTATCGTTTTGAATTCAGCTTTAGTAGAACGATTTGATGATGAGGAACTGACAGAAGTTTTGGGACACGAATTGGGTCATATTATGAGTGGACATATGTTGTATCGTACTCTTTTTATACTTCTTCAACAAATGTCTAGGTCTGTTATAAAACTTCCTATTCCTGATTGGATTTTCTCAGGTGTCTATTATGCACTACAAGAATGGAGTAGGAAAAGTGAGCTTAGTGCAGATAGAGCAGGTCTTTTGGCTACTCAAAATCCTGATGCTTCATTGCGTGTGTCGATGAAACTGGCAGGAGGAGATTTTGAGCAAATGGATGTTGCAGCCTTTTTAGAGCAAGCTGAAGAATATCATAAGATGGATAATGTGGGAGATAATATTTTTAAGTTTTTTAATATAATTGGACAATCTCATCCTTTTGCGTCTACTCGTGCTTTAGAAATTGTAAACTGGGTGCGTTCGGGAGATTATGATGCAACTTTACAAGGAAATTACCCAAGAAGAACAGATGCTGAAAAAAATGCGTCTGTTTGGGAAGATGTAAAAGAAGCTTCACAAGGTTATGCAAGTGATTTTAAGGAAGCAACACAATCGACTAGAAATACAGCACAATCTACACAGTTTAATGAACAGTTTAGGCAAACAGCTCAAAATGTATCTGAAAAAATGGATGAGACTACCAAAAAAGCAAAAGATTTTTTTGATGATTTTTTCAAGCCAAAAAATTATTAA
- a CDS encoding calcium/sodium antiporter, giving the protein MNYLIFIVSVIVLVKGADWVTDGASSIAKRFNISDLIIGLTVVSIGTSAPELVVNLFASSSGSSELAIGNVLGSNIFNTLAILGICAMISPVFVKRATVQIEIPLGLLAALVLGVLANDMLIDGSSNSILTRSDGIILLFFFVVFMYYTFFSAQKDKKLSVEEAEDIQKLPLGLSILMLLGGFAGLIGGGKFMVDAAIEIAQSWGVSEGIIGLTVVAAGTSFPELVVSIMAARKGSADMAIGNVVGSNVFNIFFVLGISATVRPIPFNPNTSNLDVVVTALGCLMVVAFVFMGEGRKISRGEGSILTLGYVVYIAYLIYQQIGLA; this is encoded by the coding sequence ATGAATTATCTCATTTTTATAGTTAGTGTTATTGTTCTTGTTAAGGGAGCAGACTGGGTTACTGACGGAGCTTCATCAATCGCCAAACGCTTTAATATCTCTGACCTTATTATTGGTCTGACAGTAGTTTCGATTGGTACTTCTGCTCCCGAGCTGGTCGTAAATCTTTTTGCTTCTAGTAGTGGAAGCTCTGAACTTGCAATTGGAAATGTTTTGGGAAGTAATATTTTTAATACATTAGCTATTTTAGGAATTTGTGCCATGATTTCGCCTGTTTTTGTCAAGCGTGCAACTGTTCAGATAGAAATTCCTTTAGGACTTTTGGCAGCTTTGGTATTGGGTGTTTTGGCAAATGATATGCTTATTGATGGTTCTAGTAATTCTATTCTAACCAGAAGTGATGGAATTATTTTGCTCTTTTTCTTTGTGGTTTTTATGTATTATACATTTTTTTCAGCACAGAAAGATAAAAAATTATCTGTTGAAGAAGCTGAAGACATACAAAAATTACCTTTAGGATTGTCTATATTGATGCTCTTAGGTGGTTTTGCAGGACTTATTGGAGGAGGGAAGTTTATGGTAGATGCAGCTATCGAAATTGCACAATCTTGGGGAGTAAGTGAAGGAATTATCGGACTTACCGTGGTGGCAGCAGGAACTTCTTTTCCCGAACTAGTCGTGTCAATCATGGCAGCACGAAAAGGGAGTGCAGATATGGCAATTGGTAATGTAGTAGGTTCAAATGTCTTTAATATTTTCTTTGTTTTGGGTATTAGTGCGACTGTTAGACCTATTCCATTTAATCCCAATACAAGCAATTTAGATGTTGTAGTTACAGCTTTAGGTTGTTTGATGGTTGTTGCTTTTGTCTTTATGGGAGAAGGACGAAAAATAAGTAGAGGTGAAGGTTCAATTCTTACACTTGGCTATGTAGTCTATATTGCTTATTTAATTTATCAACAAATTGGATTAGCATAA
- a CDS encoding type II toxin-antitoxin system death-on-curing family toxin has translation MKKLELLRKKDVILINRLTSDDVGGKFVPPSNFLHESNLNYLIEIVEAEVFGSEMYPEIHHKAGLYMYNIISNHIFQDGNKRAGLESALLFLQLNDYDLKQEVTNEILTSFTLSVAAAEKTLEEVQKWFEENIETK, from the coding sequence ATGAAAAAACTAGAATTATTAAGGAAAAAAGATGTCATTCTGATAAATAGACTTACTTCTGATGATGTAGGAGGAAAATTCGTTCCACCTTCTAATTTTTTACACGAATCTAATTTAAATTATCTTATAGAAATAGTTGAAGCAGAAGTTTTTGGTAGTGAAATGTACCCTGAAATTCATCATAAAGCAGGACTTTATATGTACAATATTATCTCAAATCATATTTTTCAAGATGGTAATAAAAGAGCAGGTTTAGAAAGTGCTTTACTTTTTCTACAACTCAATGATTATGACTTGAAACAAGAAGTAACAAATGAAATTCTAACAAGTTTTACTCTATCTGTCGCAGCAGCAGAAAAGACATTAGAAGAAGTACAAAAGTGGTTTGAAGAGAATATAGAAACTAAATAG
- a CDS encoding dipeptidase yields MNTHDYIEKNKERFLEELKDLLRIPSVSADKKYKEDVFRAGEFIKTKLEEAGADKVELCQTAGYPIVYGEKMIDSSLPTVLVYGHYDVQPPDPLELWETPPFEPTVRDEKIYARGACDDKGQMYMHIKAFEAMMKTDSLPCNVKFMIEGEEEVGSDNLGIFVANNKEKLATDVILISDTGMIANDIPSVTVGLRGLSYVEVEVTGPNRDLHSGLYGGAVPNPINVLCDMIASLKDEEGRITVENFYDDVAELSKEERAQMAKAPFSLEEYKKSIGLKDVEGEKGYSTLERASIRPTLDVNGIWGGYTGEGAKTVIASKAYAKISMRLVPNQDSATITKLFKKHFEKIAPPSVSVVVKPHHGGEPVVTPTDSQAYQAASYAYKQTFGKDPIPMRGGGSIPIVAMFKSELGIDSILMGFGLDSDAIHSPNEHYGLFNYYKGINTIPHFFFRYAEIYKPELV; encoded by the coding sequence ATGAATACACACGATTATATAGAAAAAAATAAAGAACGCTTCTTAGAAGAGCTTAAAGACTTACTTCGTATCCCTTCTGTAAGTGCAGACAAAAAATACAAAGAAGACGTTTTCAGAGCTGGAGAATTTATAAAAACAAAACTAGAAGAAGCAGGAGCTGATAAAGTAGAACTTTGTCAGACAGCAGGTTATCCAATTGTTTATGGAGAAAAGATGATTGATTCTTCTTTACCTACTGTTTTGGTATACGGACATTATGATGTTCAGCCACCAGACCCATTAGAGCTTTGGGAAACGCCTCCGTTTGAGCCAACTGTTAGAGATGAAAAAATTTATGCTCGTGGTGCGTGCGACGACAAAGGACAAATGTATATGCACATCAAGGCATTTGAAGCCATGATGAAAACTGATTCTTTGCCTTGTAATGTCAAGTTTATGATAGAAGGTGAAGAAGAAGTAGGTTCAGACAACTTAGGAATTTTTGTCGCAAATAATAAAGAAAAATTAGCTACTGATGTAATTTTGATTTCTGATACTGGAATGATTGCCAATGATATTCCTTCTGTAACAGTTGGTTTGCGTGGTCTTTCGTATGTAGAAGTAGAAGTTACAGGACCTAATCGTGATTTACACTCTGGTCTTTATGGTGGTGCTGTTCCAAATCCTATCAATGTTCTTTGTGATATGATTGCTTCTTTGAAAGATGAAGAAGGCAGAATTACAGTAGAGAATTTTTATGATGATGTAGCAGAACTTTCGAAAGAAGAACGTGCTCAAATGGCAAAAGCTCCTTTTTCTTTAGAAGAATATAAAAAATCTATTGGACTTAAAGATGTAGAAGGTGAAAAAGGATATTCTACTTTAGAGCGTGCTTCTATCCGTCCAACTTTAGATGTAAACGGAATTTGGGGAGGTTATACAGGCGAAGGCGCAAAAACAGTTATTGCTTCGAAAGCGTATGCAAAAATCTCTATGCGCTTAGTTCCTAATCAAGATTCTGCAACAATAACTAAACTTTTCAAGAAGCATTTTGAAAAAATTGCTCCTCCTTCAGTTAGTGTTGTCGTAAAACCTCATCATGGAGGTGAGCCAGTTGTGACACCAACCGATTCACAGGCATATCAAGCTGCAAGTTATGCCTATAAACAAACGTTTGGCAAAGACCCAATTCCGATGCGTGGTGGTGGAAGTATTCCAATTGTTGCGATGTTCAAATCTGAACTTGGAATTGATAGTATTTTGATGGGATTTGGCTTAGATTCTGATGCCATTCACTCGCCAAACGAACATTACGGACTTTTCAATTATTATAAAGGAATAAATACAATTCCTCATTTCTTCTTCCGTTATGCTGAAATTTATAAACCTGAATTGGTTTAA
- the rfbC gene encoding dTDP-4-dehydrorhamnose 3,5-epimerase has protein sequence MYNKTDFEGVWIFEPRLFEDHRGYFFESFNLNNFEKHTGLKPTFVQDNQSGSTKGVMRGLHFQKSPFGQSKLVRVIVGEVQDVIVDLRKESATYGKSLSINLSGTNKKQLFIPKGFAHGFLVLSDYAEFFYKCDAFYEPQADTGMYYNDPKIGIEWQMDLDKIILSEKDKNLPLFDDVEY, from the coding sequence ATGTATAACAAAACAGATTTTGAAGGTGTTTGGATTTTCGAACCACGCCTTTTTGAAGACCATAGAGGTTATTTTTTTGAGAGTTTTAATCTTAATAATTTTGAGAAACACACAGGTCTAAAACCTACTTTTGTGCAAGATAACCAATCTGGTTCTACGAAGGGAGTAATGAGAGGATTACATTTTCAAAAATCTCCTTTCGGACAGTCTAAGTTAGTTAGAGTAATTGTTGGAGAGGTACAAGATGTAATTGTTGATTTGAGAAAAGAATCAGCTACTTATGGCAAAAGTTTGAGTATAAATCTTTCTGGAACAAACAAAAAACAGCTTTTCATACCAAAAGGATTTGCACACGGTTTTTTGGTTTTGAGTGATTATGCTGAGTTTTTTTATAAATGTGATGCTTTTTACGAGCCACAAGCAGATACAGGAATGTATTATAATGACCCAAAAATAGGAATAGAATGGCAAATGGATTTGGATAAAATTATTCTTTCTGAAAAGGATAAAAATTTACCTCTATTTGATGACGTGGAATATTAA
- a CDS encoding class I SAM-dependent methyltransferase gives MTLANINFYRNIQIEKFKELAGVTGFDTGVDIDQIYPQIKDAKAIAELGVGYGRAVQQLLERGFEGKIYGVERVESFVTYMEKEYKNEKLFMLHQDIEELELPEKVDAVLWLWSGILEQNLEQQRDSICKIRKYLKTGGKLFIEAPQDKIKFVGMKINKHYIRVEMDWGTLDAYMPYEEDMHLIKESCHYKSLEMIKYQSVTGLDRVFYVFEN, from the coding sequence ATGACTTTAGCTAACATTAATTTTTATAGAAATATTCAGATAGAAAAATTTAAGGAACTCGCAGGAGTTACAGGTTTTGATACAGGAGTAGATATTGACCAAATTTATCCTCAAATAAAAGATGCAAAAGCAATTGCAGAACTAGGAGTAGGATATGGAAGAGCCGTCCAACAGCTTTTAGAACGTGGTTTTGAAGGTAAAATCTATGGTGTCGAAAGAGTAGAGTCTTTTGTAACTTATATGGAAAAAGAGTATAAAAATGAAAAATTGTTTATGCTTCATCAAGACATAGAAGAGTTAGAGCTACCTGAGAAAGTAGATGCTGTTTTGTGGCTTTGGTCTGGAATATTGGAGCAAAACCTTGAACAACAACGAGATTCTATCTGTAAAATTAGAAAATACCTCAAAACAGGAGGTAAACTATTTATTGAAGCTCCTCAAGACAAAATTAAGTTTGTCGGAATGAAAATCAATAAACATTATATCCGTGTAGAAATGGATTGGGGAACACTTGATGCCTATATGCCTTATGAGGAAGATATGCACCTCATAAAAGAATCATGTCACTACAAATCGTTAGAAATGATTAAATATCAATCTGTTACAGGATTAGATAGAGTATTTTATGTTTTTGAGAATTAA
- a CDS encoding ferredoxin--NADP reductase, with the protein MSSNRYQTLKIKEIVKETPDTITIHLKQPLFRKIPYYAGQFLTLIVKDANGKKYRRAYSLCSAPHLDSTLAVTVKRVEGGVVSNLLNDTLKAGEKLEIMEPMGNFVLRTHPDNKRHIVLFGGGSGITPLMSMLKVALSYEQNSIVSLIYTCRDEESTIFKNQLDKLKQKHGDRFNLIYSLTQPKTDLSTKENHFEGRVTKEFIKTTLEKLPTIKDRIFYLCGPEGMMDTIEETLSELNVPSDTVHKENFFAPVNSDDENGAIVPDGRKTVKVILNGEETEIAVDAKKTILEAALDDEIDMPYSCQSGLCTACRGLCLSGKVTMDSNEALSEAEIIEGYILTCQAHPLTDDVKVDMDA; encoded by the coding sequence ATGTCATCTAATCGCTATCAAACACTAAAAATAAAAGAAATTGTCAAAGAAACACCTGACACAATTACTATACATCTCAAACAACCTCTTTTTAGAAAGATTCCTTATTATGCAGGGCAGTTTTTGACACTAATTGTTAAAGATGCCAATGGTAAAAAATATCGTCGTGCTTACTCGCTTTGTTCTGCTCCTCACTTAGATAGTACGCTTGCCGTGACTGTAAAACGAGTAGAGGGTGGTGTAGTTTCAAATCTTTTGAATGATACATTGAAAGCTGGAGAAAAACTAGAAATTATGGAACCAATGGGTAATTTTGTTTTGAGAACACATCCAGATAATAAACGTCATATTGTTCTTTTTGGGGGTGGAAGTGGAATTACGCCATTGATGTCGATGCTAAAAGTGGCTTTAAGTTATGAGCAAAATAGTATTGTTTCCTTAATTTATACGTGTAGAGATGAAGAAAGCACTATTTTCAAAAATCAATTAGACAAACTCAAACAAAAACATGGAGATAGATTTAATTTGATTTATTCTTTAACACAGCCTAAAACAGATTTATCAACTAAAGAAAATCATTTTGAAGGTAGAGTTACAAAAGAGTTCATTAAAACAACTTTAGAAAAATTACCAACAATAAAAGATAGAATTTTTTACTTATGTGGTCCTGAAGGAATGATGGATACTATAGAAGAAACTTTATCAGAATTGAATGTACCTAGTGATACGGTTCATAAAGAAAACTTTTTTGCACCTGTTAATTCTGATGATGAAAATGGAGCAATCGTTCCTGATGGAAGAAAAACAGTAAAAGTTATTTTGAATGGTGAAGAAACTGAAATTGCTGTCGATGCCAAAAAGACAATTTTAGAAGCTGCTTTAGATGATGAAATTGATATGCCTTACTCATGTCAGAGTGGACTTTGTACGGCTTGTCGTGGGCTTTGTCTGTCTGGAAAAGTCACGATGGATTCCAATGAAGCTCTTAGCGAAGCCGAAATTATTGAAGGTTATATTCTGACTTGTCAAGCCCACCCACTTACAGATGATGTAAAGGTAGATATGGATGCTTAA
- a CDS encoding efflux RND transporter periplasmic adaptor subunit, which produces MSNKKLFIIIGAVVLLVILGVAGKKLGWFGAKDGIEVEFAPVKRIQIVERVSASGKIYPEVEVKLSPDVSGEITELLVKEGDSVKEGQLLLKIRPDTYQTAVDRTRASLGSQGANIEQANARLQQAKAQYFRAKADFGRQQKLYDDKIISLQDFQAAESTFKVAEAELQAAEKTVESARYSLQSARATLEEAQANLSLTNIFAPQSGIISSLNVEQGERVVGTVQMTGTELLRIAEFKNMEVRVNVNENDIIRIEMNDTAYVEVDAYPDQKFIGIVTSIAKSANNLQTVTADAVTEFEVKIRMSRESYKELLVKRKFPFLPGMTASVEVITNRKNGALAVPLAAVTVRNENQNNEKEEDAPRGKPKKETTQNAKVEEDKMKEVIFVRDGDNKVKMIQVKTGISDFDNIEILSGVEEGQEVVVAPYNAISKTLEDESNVKIAKDKKAK; this is translated from the coding sequence ATGTCTAATAAAAAACTTTTTATAATCATTGGTGCTGTTGTTTTGCTTGTTATCTTAGGTGTTGCAGGAAAAAAGCTAGGCTGGTTTGGTGCAAAAGATGGAATTGAAGTAGAGTTTGCTCCTGTTAAGCGTATTCAGATTGTAGAAAGAGTTAGCGCATCAGGCAAAATTTATCCAGAAGTAGAAGTCAAATTATCGCCAGATGTATCAGGGGAAATCACAGAATTATTAGTAAAAGAAGGAGATTCTGTAAAAGAAGGACAATTACTTTTGAAAATACGTCCTGATACGTATCAAACAGCTGTGGATAGAACACGTGCTTCTTTAGGCTCACAAGGTGCAAATATCGAACAAGCCAATGCCAGATTACAACAAGCTAAAGCACAATATTTTAGAGCCAAAGCAGATTTTGGAAGGCAACAAAAACTGTATGATGATAAAATTATTTCTTTACAAGATTTTCAAGCTGCTGAATCTACTTTTAAAGTAGCAGAAGCAGAATTGCAAGCTGCCGAAAAAACAGTGGAAAGCGCACGTTATTCTCTCCAAAGTGCTAGGGCAACATTAGAAGAAGCCCAAGCAAATTTATCTCTAACTAATATTTTTGCTCCTCAAAGTGGAATTATTTCTTCACTCAATGTAGAACAAGGTGAACGTGTAGTAGGAACTGTACAAATGACAGGAACAGAGCTTTTACGCATTGCAGAATTTAAAAATATGGAAGTGAGAGTTAATGTCAATGAAAATGATATTATAAGAATTGAAATGAATGATACAGCCTATGTTGAAGTGGATGCTTATCCAGACCAAAAATTTATAGGAATCGTTACTTCAATTGCAAAGAGTGCAAATAATTTACAGACTGTTACAGCTGATGCTGTTACAGAGTTTGAAGTCAAGATACGAATGAGTAGAGAGTCATACAAAGAATTATTAGTAAAAAGAAAGTTTCCTTTTCTCCCAGGTATGACGGCAAGTGTTGAAGTTATTACTAATCGCAAAAATGGTGCATTGGCTGTTCCGTTGGCTGCCGTTACAGTTAGAAATGAAAATCAAAATAATGAAAAAGAGGAAGATGCTCCAAGAGGAAAACCTAAAAAAGAAACTACTCAAAATGCAAAAGTAGAAGAAGATAAAATGAAAGAAGTGATTTTTGTGAGAGATGGCGACAATAAAGTCAAGATGATACAAGTAAAAACTGGAATAAGTGATTTTGACAATATAGAAATTTTGAGTGGAGTGGAAGAAGGACAAGAAGTAGTAGTTGCACCTTACAATGCAATTTCAAAAACTTTAGAAGATGAAAGTAATGTCAAAATTGCAAAAGACAAAAAAGCGAAGTAA